The Caldicellulosiruptor obsidiansis OB47 genome segment GCGAGGAAGCTTTGAACGTTGTGATGACAGAAAATGTGGATGTAATTCTGACAGATATCAGGATGCCAATTATTGATGGGCTTGATCTAGCAGAGTTTATAAAAAATGGGCGAAAAAGACCTTATGTAATATTTATGAGCGCTTACAAGGAATTCGAATATGCACACAGGGCAATTAAACTTGGTGTGATGGATTACATTTTAAAACCATTTTCAAAAGAAGAGGTTCTTGAGGCAGTTAAAAGAGCTGTTGAAAAATTAAACACAGAAAATATACGGCAGGATATCTCAAACTGTTATGAAGATGTTGTTGACATTGTAATTAATTTTATAACTGTAAATTGTTCAAGACAAATAAGTTTGAATGATGTAGCAGAATATGTACATCTTCATCCGGTATATCTCAGCAGACTTTTAAAAAACAGGACAGGCAAGACATTCAAAGAAATCCTCACCGAAGCAAGACTTAAAAAAGCCGAAAAACTTTTAAAAAATAGTAGTTTGAAACACTACGAAATAGCCGAGGCAGTTGGCTTTTCTGATGCTCAGTATTTCAGTCAGGTATTTAAAAAAGCTTATGGGATGACACCCATTGAGTGGAGAAGGAAAGCTACCGAGATAGAGACAAAGTTAAAAATTTAAACAAAAAAGTTTTGTTTGTCTATATAAACTATTGGGCATTTGATACTAAAATTAAATTGAAAAACAAAAAATGAAATGGAGGTAATGTAGGATGAAAAAGTCATTGAGGGTCATAGCTTTGGCTGTTGTGGTGATCTTTGCTTTTTCGTTTGTCTTACTTGCCCAGGTGAATGGAAAGAAAGTACAAGGTGCCACAAATGAACTTACATTTTGGAGCTGGGTATCTGACTCTGACACAATAAAACAGGTGTATGAGCAGGCTATCAAAGAGTTTAATTCTAACAACAAGTATGGTGTGAAAATCAAGGCTGTTTATACTCCGGGTGAGCAGTACAAGACAAAACTTCAAACAGCAATGGCAGCAAATAATCCGCCCGACATTTTAAACATGTGGGCAGCTGGAAAAATGAAACCATACGTTGATGCAAACAGGCTTTATTCAATCAGTGATATCATGAACAAAGATTTGCAGTGGAAGAATAGGTATGTAAATGGAGTATTTGATCTTACAACTTTTAACGGCAAAATTTACGGTATTCCACAAATTAGAGTTGCAACTGTAATATATTACAACAAGGAAATATTCAAAAAATATAATTTGTCTGTACCCAAGAAATGGTCTGAACTTATAAATATAGTGAAAGTATTAACAAAAAATAACATTATACCTTTTGCTCTTGATGCAAGAGACCCGTGGATCTTGGCAATGTATGCAGAATATATTGCAAACAGAATAGACCCTGATGCTTACAGAAAGGTTCAAAAAGATCCAAATGCATGGACAGACAAAGCATATATTGAGACAGGCAAGAAGATACAGGAACTGGTCAAACTTGGTGCTTTCCCGAAA includes the following:
- a CDS encoding extracellular solute-binding protein, producing the protein MKKSLRVIALAVVVIFAFSFVLLAQVNGKKVQGATNELTFWSWVSDSDTIKQVYEQAIKEFNSNNKYGVKIKAVYTPGEQYKTKLQTAMAANNPPDILNMWAAGKMKPYVDANRLYSISDIMNKDLQWKNRYVNGVFDLTTFNGKIYGIPQIRVATVIYYNKEIFKKYNLSVPKKWSELINIVKVLTKNNIIPFALDARDPWILAMYAEYIANRIDPDAYRKVQKDPNAWTDKAYIETGKKIQELVKLGAFPKGATSLDYVAARNLFDQGKAAMYVMGIWDVGYLSTQSPVKNKVGAFKWPEIEGGKGNINNFLAGIEQVIAVSSNCKNKEAAAAWLKLLSEPKYAKDLLAEKAGYFPSVKVNPDPKKVTGLYLEVLNMLKEQNTKDSFTYYDVMFGPIIGDGFNNTIQSIYLGKDPVEAFKKLADIAKKEMKK